Proteins encoded by one window of Maliibacterium massiliense:
- a CDS encoding RluA family pseudouridine synthase — translation MCDAGAPRQGETRALCVAQEEAGTRLDVFLAAHGVATRSMAQHLIRQGCVQVAGKACAQVSCKLKAGAQVTAIIPPPAPMALVGEDIPLQILYEDSDLIVINKPRGLVVHPAAGNETGTLVQALLYHCGDLSGIGGALRPGIVHRLDKDTTGSLVVAKSDMAHQSLSAQIKQRSVLRRYWAIVDGNIKQDEGLIEAPIGRHPVHRKRMAVVPNGREAATEYRVLARFGGQYTFVELHLRTGRTHQIRVHMASIGHPVTGDPLYGAKKCKLGMLEAQALHARLLGFAHPRTGVQMTFEAPLFPDFAKALETLRKMYP, via the coding sequence ATGTGTGACGCAGGCGCGCCGCGCCAAGGAGAGACGCGCGCCCTTTGCGTGGCGCAGGAGGAGGCAGGCACGCGCCTGGACGTCTTTTTGGCCGCCCATGGCGTGGCCACCCGTTCCATGGCGCAGCACCTGATCCGCCAAGGCTGCGTGCAGGTGGCGGGCAAGGCGTGCGCGCAGGTCTCCTGCAAGCTAAAGGCGGGCGCGCAGGTGACGGCAATCATTCCGCCGCCGGCGCCGATGGCGCTGGTGGGGGAGGATATCCCCCTGCAGATCCTCTACGAGGACAGCGACCTGATCGTCATCAATAAGCCCCGTGGCCTGGTGGTGCACCCCGCCGCGGGCAATGAGACGGGCACGCTGGTGCAGGCGCTGCTCTACCACTGCGGGGACCTGTCGGGCATCGGCGGCGCGCTGCGGCCGGGCATTGTGCACCGGCTCGACAAGGATACGACCGGCAGCCTTGTGGTGGCGAAAAGCGACATGGCCCACCAGTCCCTCTCGGCGCAGATCAAGCAGCGCAGCGTGCTTCGGCGCTACTGGGCGATTGTGGACGGCAACATCAAACAGGACGAGGGATTGATCGAGGCGCCCATTGGGCGGCATCCCGTGCACCGCAAAAGAATGGCGGTTGTGCCAAACGGGCGGGAGGCGGCCACCGAGTACCGCGTGCTGGCGCGCTTCGGCGGGCAGTATACCTTTGTGGAGCTGCACCTGCGCACCGGGCGCACGCATCAGATACGCGTGCATATGGCGAGCATCGGCCATCCCGTCACGGGCGATCCGCTCTACGGGGCAAAAAAATGCAAGCTGGGCATGCTGGAGGCCCAGGCGCTGCACGCGCGCCTGCTGGGCTTTGCGCACCCGCGCACAGGGGTGCAGATGACCTTTGAGGCGCCGCTGTTCCCCGATTTTGCAAAGGCGCTCGAAACGCTGCGCAAAATGTATCCTTAA
- the lspA gene encoding signal peptidase II — translation MWTVLGIALLVGLDQLSKVWALALRALPGQSYALWPHVLHLTYVENRGAAFGLLQGQHVLFYIVTAVMLAAVLFVFYKYRPTPKFLRFTLMLITAGALGNAIDRIRLGYVIDYFEIRLFDFAVFNVADCFLSVGLVLVCIYVLFLHDRHFPEKARKDTGADGAQVEGAAVECDAAPSVPDKEAPTKQDASTPPAEVEKTGDARDV, via the coding sequence TTGTGGACGGTGCTTGGTATCGCGCTGCTCGTCGGGCTTGATCAGCTGTCAAAGGTATGGGCGCTGGCGCTGCGCGCACTGCCGGGGCAATCGTACGCGCTGTGGCCCCATGTGCTGCACCTGACGTATGTGGAGAACCGGGGCGCGGCCTTTGGGCTGCTGCAGGGGCAGCACGTGCTGTTTTATATCGTCACGGCGGTGATGCTTGCCGCAGTGCTGTTTGTGTTCTATAAATACCGGCCAACACCCAAATTCCTGCGCTTTACGCTGATGCTCATCACTGCGGGCGCGCTGGGCAACGCCATCGACCGGATACGCCTGGGGTACGTAATCGACTATTTTGAGATCCGGCTTTTTGATTTTGCCGTGTTCAATGTGGCGGACTGCTTTTTGTCGGTGGGGCTGGTGCTGGTGTGCATCTACGTGCTGTTTTTGCACGACAGGCATTTCCCGGAAAAGGCGCGCAAGGACACTGGGGCGGATGGTGCACAGGTAGAGGGCGCGGCGGTAGAATGTGATGCGGCGCCCAGCGTGCCGGATAAAGAGGCACCAACCAAGCAGGACGCCTCCACGCCCCCCGCGGAGGTGGAAAAAACCGGAGATGCGCGCGATGTGTGA
- a CDS encoding DivIVA domain-containing protein has protein sequence MAFDPSMIEEKQFATSFRGYNTTEVDDFLEEILQVCKDLENNCRKAERESVRYKERAAQLEAQLEQAPKAPKAEAPAAPEVPAPQVKVVESAAPRESEKVLEEARLQAQRIIMGAQAQVDKQVAMAMEQSQVKIDANKREAETIIEKARKDAENIIMQSDQARERIAEYGARIRVALEAEMAVLASDPLFKVQPVSLEQELQAQQSVVQDVQERISNDEDWVIE, from the coding sequence ATGGCGTTTGATCCTTCCATGATCGAAGAAAAACAGTTCGCCACCTCGTTTCGTGGCTACAACACCACAGAGGTGGACGACTTTTTAGAGGAAATCCTGCAGGTGTGCAAGGATTTGGAGAACAACTGCCGCAAGGCAGAGCGCGAGAGCGTCCGCTACAAGGAGCGCGCCGCCCAGCTGGAGGCGCAGCTGGAGCAGGCCCCAAAGGCCCCCAAGGCCGAGGCCCCGGCAGCGCCTGAAGTGCCCGCGCCGCAGGTGAAGGTGGTTGAATCGGCCGCGCCGCGCGAGTCGGAGAAGGTGCTTGAGGAGGCGCGTCTCCAGGCGCAGCGCATCATCATGGGCGCGCAGGCCCAGGTGGACAAACAGGTGGCCATGGCGATGGAGCAGTCCCAGGTCAAGATCGACGCCAACAAGCGCGAGGCCGAGACAATTATCGAAAAGGCGCGCAAGGACGCGGAGAATATCATCATGCAGTCCGACCAGGCGCGCGAGCGCATCGCGGAGTACGGCGCGCGCATCCGTGTGGCGCTGGAGGCCGAAATGGCGGTGCTGGCCAGCGACCCGCTCTTTAAGGTACAGCCGGTCTCGCTGGAGCAGGAGCTGCAGGCGCAGCAGAGCGTGGTGCAGGATGTGCAGGAGCGCATCAGCAACGATGAGGATTGGGTCATCGAATAA
- a CDS encoding YlmH/Sll1252 family protein, translated as MAPVREQTAFMAMARDAARRAARSGRAQYTTFLDEEQAAWAATAAAKEGVGAFPFGGYDDAERCMVCCADAPPAPEDYPMARLCVSWPEAAGLSHRDMLGALLGLGIERVQVGDIVLHSHSCDVFVTDTMADYITRQLLRVGRAHVSVRRADAPFVPPERRYTLHRGTVASLRLDAALSVALPLSREKCAQLIASGGVRLNHCETLRADARLQQGDTLSLRGFGRYDILEVGSLTRKGRTHIVVGQRV; from the coding sequence ATGGCGCCTGTGCGTGAACAGACGGCCTTCATGGCCATGGCCCGGGATGCGGCCAGACGCGCTGCGCGCAGCGGCCGCGCCCAGTACACGACCTTTTTGGATGAGGAACAGGCAGCCTGGGCCGCCACCGCCGCCGCGAAGGAGGGTGTGGGCGCGTTTCCCTTTGGGGGATACGATGACGCGGAGCGCTGCATGGTGTGCTGCGCTGACGCGCCTCCCGCGCCGGAAGATTACCCCATGGCACGTCTGTGCGTCAGCTGGCCGGAGGCGGCGGGCCTCAGCCACCGTGACATGCTCGGGGCCCTGCTGGGGCTGGGCATTGAGCGCGTCCAGGTGGGGGATATCGTGCTGCACAGTCACAGCTGCGATGTATTTGTGACGGATACCATGGCCGATTACATCACTAGGCAGTTGCTGCGCGTGGGGCGCGCACACGTGTCGGTGCGCCGGGCGGATGCGCCCTTTGTCCCGCCCGAGCGGCGCTATACGCTGCACCGCGGCACGGTGGCATCGCTGCGGCTGGACGCGGCGCTGTCGGTGGCGCTCCCCCTTTCCAGGGAAAAGTGCGCGCAGCTTATCGCCTCGGGCGGCGTGCGTCTCAACCACTGCGAAACGCTGCGCGCCGATGCGCGCCTGCAGCAGGGCGACACGCTCTCGCTGCGCGGATTTGGCAGGTACGATATCCTTGAAGTTGGATCACTTACGCGAAAGGGCCGCACGCACATCGTGGTGGGGCAGCGTGTTTGA
- a CDS encoding YggT family protein: MNGAAAVVVPILQGVNIFIGVLVAVIFINAILSWILPPFNKVRVTLDRIVAPILNPFRRLFMRFSKGRLPIDLSPILAYLALLLVQQLLQMLILSMMRVY; the protein is encoded by the coding sequence ATGAACGGCGCCGCCGCGGTAGTTGTACCCATATTGCAGGGCGTCAATATCTTCATTGGCGTGCTGGTCGCGGTGATCTTTATCAACGCGATTCTTTCATGGATCCTGCCGCCGTTTAACAAGGTGCGCGTCACGCTCGACCGAATCGTCGCGCCCATCCTGAACCCATTCCGCAGGCTTTTTATGCGCTTTAGCAAGGGTCGCCTGCCCATTGACCTGTCGCCCATCCTGGCGTATCTGGCGCTGTTGCTGGTCCAGCAGCTGCTGCAGATGCTCATACTCAGCATGATGCGGGTGTATTAA
- the sepF gene encoding cell division protein SepF produces the protein MKNRFFGKMLDIIGLEETDVDDDEYMEDDDVYDEAPPVRGRMQQYDDYQEDDYEDEPRVERKRARAERKNHGKVVAMPQPRASMSQMKMLVYRPMSYDDTQNIIDNLRQGKPVIVNLEELELDVAQRVLDFMSGAVYALSGSIFKVANGIFVLAPNSVDISGNVPDEMQGSSFYALGSGRRRTEQRA, from the coding sequence ATGAAAAATCGCTTTTTCGGCAAGATGCTTGATATCATCGGCCTGGAGGAAACCGACGTCGATGATGATGAATACATGGAGGATGACGACGTATACGATGAAGCGCCTCCGGTGCGGGGGCGTATGCAGCAGTACGACGACTATCAGGAAGACGATTATGAGGACGAGCCGCGCGTAGAGCGCAAGCGCGCGCGTGCGGAGCGTAAGAATCATGGGAAGGTGGTTGCAATGCCTCAGCCCCGCGCGTCGATGAGCCAGATGAAAATGCTGGTCTACCGCCCCATGTCCTACGATGATACGCAGAATATCATCGATAACCTGCGCCAGGGCAAGCCTGTGATTGTCAATCTGGAGGAACTGGAGCTGGACGTCGCCCAGCGCGTGCTGGACTTTATGAGCGGCGCGGTCTATGCGCTCTCCGGCTCCATCTTCAAGGTGGCCAACGGCATCTTTGTGCTCGCGCCCAATAGCGTCGATATCAGCGGCAACGTGCCCGATGAGATGCAGGGCAGCAGCTTTTACGCGCTGGGCAGCGGCCGCCGCCGCACGGAGCAGCGGGCATGA
- a CDS encoding YggS family pyridoxal phosphate-dependent enzyme yields MEQLQDRIEAVRARIAQAAARAGRDPQEITLIAAIKTQDCATVQRALALGITDVGENRVQELAGHAPALLGRSRLHFIGQLQRNKVKYIISCVDAVHSLDRAALAEEIERQAARAGRTVDVLLQLRLEDAPQRGGAALDEAPALLECVLAKAHLRLRGVMCVPPLDVAPAAAFAQVRQARDALKARYPEADLGWLSMGMTHDFEIAIAQGATHVRIGTALFGPRDVQQQK; encoded by the coding sequence ATGGAGCAGTTGCAGGATAGGATCGAAGCGGTGCGCGCGCGCATCGCGCAGGCGGCCGCGCGCGCGGGGCGTGACCCCCAAGAGATTACGCTGATTGCCGCGATCAAGACGCAGGACTGTGCCACGGTGCAGCGGGCGCTTGCGCTGGGCATCACAGATGTAGGGGAAAACCGCGTCCAGGAATTGGCTGGGCACGCGCCTGCGCTTTTGGGGCGCAGCCGGCTGCATTTTATTGGACAATTGCAGCGCAACAAGGTAAAATATATCATATCATGCGTGGATGCGGTTCATTCGCTGGACCGTGCTGCGCTGGCGGAGGAAATCGAGCGCCAGGCCGCGCGCGCAGGCCGTACAGTGGACGTGCTGCTGCAGCTGCGCCTGGAGGACGCCCCGCAGCGGGGCGGCGCGGCGCTGGACGAGGCGCCTGCGCTGCTGGAGTGCGTGCTTGCCAAGGCGCACCTGCGCCTGCGCGGCGTGATGTGCGTGCCCCCGCTTGATGTGGCGCCTGCAGCGGCATTTGCCCAGGTGCGCCAGGCGCGCGACGCGCTCAAGGCCAGGTACCCCGAGGCGGATTTGGGCTGGCTCTCCATGGGCATGACACATGACTTTGAGATTGCGATTGCACAGGGTGCAACGCACGTGCGCATCGGCACGGCACTGTTCGGCCCGCGCGATGTTCAGCAGCAGAAATAG
- a CDS encoding HlyD family efflux transporter periplasmic adaptor subunit codes for MRRRRRKIKPRFIVFISVVVLVIVALVLPLFGRQRTAAVQWGTMEDGRAISCVILRDEKVVAAEATGKLEYMVPEGERVSTDTLIAQVYKSGYSEKTLAELARVQEEIVDYQRNNILKDIVDADLAALDASIKAKGDEIAAAVRGENDAQVLRLETELKPLLRDRQAYLTRVATADEHLQQLYDRQTSLTEQIAQWRVDVKAPFSGVVSFFTDGCEASLSMDALEGLTYSSVKNAVQASDVQQSEEAKLYTPMFRIVNNTHWYILVLSEGASRDLVLQKQYDIVFDDIPDTTFTGKLVGQRAEGKQLLEVLEVTQDIGPLLSVRQINGTVGKRFEGLKVPASALKTRDGQRGVYRVDGGESIFVPVDVLVEDKSAAIVQPKEEGALEVKQTVRT; via the coding sequence TTGAGACGCCGTAGGCGGAAAATCAAACCGCGTTTTATCGTATTTATCAGCGTGGTCGTCCTTGTGATTGTTGCGCTTGTTTTGCCGCTGTTTGGCAGGCAGCGCACCGCCGCGGTGCAGTGGGGCACGATGGAGGACGGCCGCGCCATCTCCTGCGTGATTCTGCGGGATGAAAAGGTGGTGGCCGCCGAGGCCACCGGCAAGCTGGAGTACATGGTGCCCGAGGGGGAGCGTGTCAGCACCGATACGCTCATCGCCCAGGTATATAAATCCGGCTACAGCGAAAAGACGCTGGCCGAGCTTGCACGCGTGCAGGAGGAGATCGTCGACTACCAGCGCAACAACATCCTCAAAGACATTGTGGATGCGGACCTTGCGGCGCTGGATGCCTCCATCAAGGCCAAGGGCGATGAGATCGCCGCGGCGGTGCGGGGGGAGAACGACGCGCAGGTGCTGCGCCTGGAGACGGAGCTGAAACCCCTGCTGCGCGACCGGCAGGCATATTTGACGCGCGTGGCCACTGCAGATGAGCATCTGCAGCAGCTCTACGACAGGCAGACAAGCCTTACCGAGCAGATCGCGCAGTGGCGCGTGGACGTCAAGGCCCCCTTTTCCGGCGTGGTGAGCTTTTTTACCGATGGCTGCGAGGCTTCCCTAAGCATGGACGCGCTGGAGGGGCTGACGTATTCCTCGGTTAAAAACGCGGTGCAGGCAAGTGACGTGCAGCAGAGCGAGGAAGCCAAGCTGTACACGCCGATGTTCCGCATCGTCAACAACACGCACTGGTATATCCTCGTGCTCTCTGAGGGCGCGTCGCGGGATTTGGTGCTGCAAAAGCAGTACGATATCGTCTTTGACGATATCCCCGATACCACCTTTACCGGCAAGCTTGTGGGCCAGCGCGCCGAGGGCAAGCAGCTGCTGGAGGTGCTGGAGGTGACGCAGGATATCGGCCCCCTTTTGAGCGTGCGCCAGATCAACGGCACGGTGGGCAAGCGCTTTGAGGGGCTCAAGGTGCCCGCCTCCGCGCTTAAGACCAGGGACGGGCAGCGCGGCGTGTACCGCGTCGATGGCGGCGAGAGCATTTTTGTGCCGGTGGACGTGCTGGTGGAAGATAAGAGCGCGGCCATTGTGCAGCCCAAAGAAGAGGGTGCGCTGGAGGTCAAGCAGACGGTGCGCACATAA
- a CDS encoding GntR family transcriptional regulator yields MNIIISNASDKPIYEQITNQIKQAIIAGELRAGSALPSMRLLAKELRISVITTKRAYQELERDGFIETVTGKGSFVSATNTAFIREEHLRQIEQHLQQAAALAHTGGISCKELQDILALLYEGE; encoded by the coding sequence ATGAACATCATCATCAGCAACGCCAGTGATAAGCCCATCTATGAGCAGATCACCAACCAGATCAAACAGGCCATCATCGCAGGAGAGCTTCGGGCAGGCAGCGCGCTGCCCAGCATGCGCCTGCTTGCCAAGGAGCTGCGCATCAGCGTAATCACCACAAAGCGCGCCTACCAGGAGCTGGAGCGCGACGGGTTCATTGAAACCGTCACAGGCAAGGGCAGCTTTGTATCGGCCACCAATACCGCATTTATCCGCGAGGAGCATCTGCGCCAGATCGAACAGCACCTGCAGCAGGCAGCCGCGCTTGCACACACGGGCGGCATCTCCTGCAAGGAGCTGCAGGACATCCTCGCGCTGCTGTACGAAGGAGAGTGA
- a CDS encoding ABC transporter ATP-binding protein: MDAINVQDLCKTYAGFTLNNISMRLPMGSIMGFIGENGAGKTTTIASMLGLISSKSRRLELLGEPAGADNRALRERIGVVFDDCRFPEELRVRDINRFMGRIYARWDADAFGKHTKRFSLPENKPIKTFSKGMKTKLSIAAAMSHHAELLLLDEATSGLDPVARDELLEMLQAFIEDERHAVLLSSHITSDLDKIADYITFIHEGNLIFSQSRDALSDNMGILKCSPQELAGVDAGVVLRVRRSAFSTEALITDRAGFLRRHPGAVVDPVTLEEIMLFYVRGDRQ, translated from the coding sequence ATGGACGCCATCAATGTGCAGGACCTGTGTAAAACCTATGCGGGCTTTACACTGAACAACATCTCCATGCGCCTGCCCATGGGCAGCATCATGGGCTTTATCGGGGAAAACGGCGCGGGTAAGACCACCACCATCGCATCGATGCTGGGCCTCATCTCGTCCAAAAGCAGACGTCTGGAGCTGCTGGGCGAGCCCGCAGGCGCTGACAACCGCGCGCTGCGCGAGCGCATCGGCGTGGTGTTTGACGATTGCCGCTTCCCCGAGGAGCTGCGCGTGCGCGATATCAACCGTTTTATGGGCAGGATATACGCCCGCTGGGACGCGGACGCCTTTGGCAAGCACACCAAACGCTTCAGCCTGCCGGAGAACAAGCCCATCAAAACCTTTTCCAAGGGCATGAAGACCAAGCTTTCCATCGCCGCGGCCATGTCGCACCACGCCGAGCTGCTGCTACTCGACGAGGCGACAAGCGGCCTGGATCCCGTCGCCCGCGACGAGCTGCTGGAGATGCTGCAGGCCTTTATCGAGGACGAGCGCCACGCGGTGCTGCTCTCCTCCCATATCACGAGCGATTTGGATAAGATCGCCGACTACATCACGTTCATCCACGAGGGCAACCTGATCTTTTCCCAGTCGCGCGACGCGCTGAGCGATAACATGGGCATACTAAAATGCAGTCCGCAGGAGCTTGCGGGCGTGGACGCAGGTGTCGTGCTGCGCGTGCGCAGGAGCGCTTTTTCCACAGAGGCCCTCATCACCGATCGGGCGGGCTTCCTGCGCCGCCACCCCGGCGCCGTGGTGGACCCCGTGACGCTGGAAGAAATCATGCTTTTTTATGTGCGAGGTGACAGACAATGA
- a CDS encoding ABC-2 transporter permease has product MTGLLLKDLYNLRKSLRTIGLLIVVYAAIFIHQGVDFLQPLLILLCSMMVITSFSYDSQCKWDGYAMAMPLSRGQMVGAKYLLLLFFCLLGGAAALGVGALSGALGQPVNWPEQLTFVALLLCVAIIFSSIALPLLYKFGAERARLLLVMCYLLPIAAIMLLGKILPAYVLEALHGPMDYINQNITWLLPAASAVALAISYACALAIFRKKELQ; this is encoded by the coding sequence ATGACAGGGCTTCTTCTCAAAGACCTCTACAACCTGCGCAAATCGCTGCGCACCATCGGCCTGCTTATAGTCGTGTACGCGGCCATCTTCATCCATCAGGGCGTGGACTTTCTGCAGCCGCTGCTCATCCTTTTGTGCAGCATGATGGTGATCACCTCCTTCAGCTACGACAGCCAGTGCAAGTGGGACGGCTACGCCATGGCCATGCCCCTTTCCCGCGGCCAGATGGTGGGCGCGAAATACCTGCTGCTGCTGTTTTTTTGCCTGCTGGGCGGTGCGGCCGCCCTGGGCGTGGGCGCGCTGAGCGGTGCGCTGGGGCAGCCGGTGAACTGGCCCGAACAGTTGACGTTTGTGGCGCTGCTGCTGTGTGTTGCCATCATCTTCAGCAGCATTGCGCTGCCGCTGCTCTACAAATTTGGCGCGGAGCGGGCGCGCCTGCTGCTGGTTATGTGCTACCTGCTTCCCATAGCCGCGATCATGCTGCTTGGCAAAATCCTGCCCGCATACGTGCTGGAGGCGCTGCACGGCCCGATGGATTACATCAACCAGAACATCACGTGGCTGCTGCCCGCCGCCAGCGCGGTGGCGCTGGCGATCTCCTACGCCTGTGCGCTGGCCATCTTCCGCAAAAAGGAACTACAGTAG
- a CDS encoding TrmO family methyltransferase, translated as MLWWFDGCDNARSRGRLMERKPYRSAPDTLGTFATRSPARPNPIGITCARVTYIDAQRGVIGLAYVDADDASPLLDIKPYTPSLDRVERPQVPRWCAHWPACVERSGDFDWAGEFLFTCL; from the coding sequence TTGCTCTGGTGGTTTGACGGATGCGACAATGCGCGCTCGCGCGGCAGGCTGATGGAGCGCAAGCCATATCGGAGCGCGCCCGACACGCTCGGTACCTTTGCCACGCGATCGCCCGCGCGGCCCAATCCCATCGGCATCACCTGCGCGCGCGTCACGTATATCGACGCGCAACGCGGTGTCATAGGCCTTGCGTACGTGGACGCGGACGACGCAAGCCCGTTGCTGGACATCAAGCCCTATACGCCCAGCCTGGACCGCGTGGAGCGCCCACAGGTGCCGCGCTGGTGCGCACACTGGCCGGCGTGTGTGGAGCGCAGCGGCGACTTTGACTGGGCGGGGGAGTTCCTGTTTACATGCTTGTAA
- a CDS encoding sulfite exporter TauE/SafE family protein, translating into MDIFAIVIYIIAGLGAGIGTGLAGLSAAAVISPMLITFLGFDAYAAVGIALASDVLASAISAYTYGRHGNLDIKNGLVMLASVLVFTLVGSYVASLVPNTMMGGFSVFMTLLLGLKFIVRPVMTTKEALAQKSARQKVVQSLLCGVLIGFICGFIGAGGGMMLLLILTSVLGYELKTAVGTSVFIMAFTAFTGALSHMLIGGLPDMTALIVCVVATLAGARVAALFANKSTPKKLNRVTGVVLSVLGAAMVIVKFWG; encoded by the coding sequence ATGGACATATTTGCAATCGTCATCTACATCATCGCGGGGCTGGGTGCCGGCATCGGCACCGGCCTTGCGGGGCTTTCCGCAGCGGCCGTCATCTCGCCGATGCTCATCACCTTTCTGGGCTTTGACGCCTATGCGGCGGTGGGCATCGCGCTGGCATCCGACGTGCTGGCCTCGGCCATCTCGGCCTACACGTACGGCAGGCATGGGAATCTGGATATTAAAAACGGGCTGGTGATGCTGGCCAGCGTGCTTGTGTTCACCCTGGTGGGCAGCTATGTCGCATCCCTGGTGCCAAACACCATGATGGGCGGCTTTTCAGTGTTTATGACGCTGCTGCTGGGCCTGAAGTTCATTGTGCGCCCGGTGATGACTACCAAGGAGGCGCTGGCGCAAAAGAGCGCCAGGCAAAAGGTAGTACAGTCGCTGCTCTGCGGCGTGCTGATCGGCTTTATCTGCGGCTTTATCGGGGCGGGCGGGGGCATGATGCTGCTGCTGATCCTCACAAGCGTGCTGGGCTATGAGCTCAAGACCGCCGTGGGCACCAGCGTGTTCATCATGGCATTTACCGCGTTTACCGGCGCCTTGTCGCATATGCTCATCGGCGGGCTGCCCGATATGACGGCGCTTATCGTGTGCGTGGTGGCCACGCTGGCAGGGGCACGCGTGGCGGCGCTGTTTGCCAACAAGTCCACACCCAAAAAACTCAACCGCGTCACCGGCGTGGTGCTGAGCGTGCTGGGCGCGGCGATGGTGATCGTCAAATTCTGGGGATAG
- a CDS encoding MarR family winged helix-turn-helix transcriptional regulator produces MELLATAQRLRRRYQRQCQQIADVHGMHRIELEILLFLANNPACDTARDIVALRNLTKSHVSQGVSALLARGYLDAAPDVTDKRCMRLSVTAAAGGVVAEGQRMQRAFFEALFVDFSPPERAQFAQMLRRVAQRV; encoded by the coding sequence ATGGAACTGCTCGCGACCGCGCAGCGCCTGCGCAGGCGCTACCAGCGCCAGTGCCAGCAGATTGCCGATGTGCACGGGATGCACCGCATTGAGCTGGAGATTCTGCTCTTTCTGGCGAACAACCCCGCGTGCGACACTGCCAGGGACATCGTCGCGCTGCGCAACCTGACCAAATCGCACGTCTCGCAGGGGGTATCGGCGCTGTTGGCGCGCGGCTATCTGGACGCCGCGCCCGATGTGACGGACAAGCGCTGCATGCGCCTATCCGTGACAGCTGCGGCGGGGGGCGTGGTTGCGGAGGGGCAACGGATGCAGCGCGCGTTTTTCGAGGCGCTCTTTGTGGACTTCAGCCCGCCGGAGCGCGCGCAGTTTGCGCAGATGTTGCGCCGCGTGGCCCAGCGCGTATGA
- a CDS encoding CatB-related O-acetyltransferase, producing the protein MSIPAEKTIYPRVGDRHTVYLDAVVQNPNISVGAYTMYNDFVHDPVDFAHNNVLYHYPINGDRLIIGKFCSIACGARFLFTSANHALGSLSTYPFPLFYEAWDLPASQVATAWDNRGDIVIGNDVWIGYEAVILSGVHIGDGAIVAARAVVTRDVAPYTIVGGVPAKPIRRRFDAQTVSLLQQLRWWDLPQPQIQALLPVIQSADAQALAEAVQRLRG; encoded by the coding sequence ATGTCTATTCCGGCAGAAAAAACCATTTACCCACGCGTAGGCGACCGCCATACGGTCTATTTGGACGCGGTGGTTCAAAATCCCAACATCTCGGTCGGCGCCTATACCATGTACAACGACTTTGTGCACGATCCCGTGGACTTTGCCCACAACAACGTGCTGTACCACTATCCCATCAACGGGGACCGGCTGATCATCGGCAAGTTTTGCTCCATCGCCTGCGGCGCCAGGTTTCTCTTTACCAGCGCCAACCACGCGCTGGGTTCGCTTTCAACCTACCCGTTCCCGCTCTTTTATGAGGCGTGGGATCTGCCCGCATCGCAGGTTGCCACGGCCTGGGACAACAGGGGGGATATCGTCATTGGAAACGACGTGTGGATCGGCTACGAGGCCGTGATCCTCTCCGGCGTGCACATTGGCGACGGCGCGATTGTCGCGGCGCGGGCCGTGGTCACCCGGGATGTCGCGCCCTACACCATTGTGGGTGGCGTCCCTGCCAAGCCCATCCGCAGGCGCTTTGATGCGCAGACGGTTTCGCTGCTCCAGCAGCTTCGCTGGTGGGATCTGCCACAGCCGCAGATCCAGGCGCTGCTGCCCGTCATCCAATCCGCAGACGCGCAGGCGCTGGCGGAAGCGGTGCAACGCCTGCGCGGATGA